ACGGAATACCCCTGTCGAGCTTTGGGCTGCGAGCCAAGCCCGCGCTGAGGAAAGAGAAGCGGGGAATCGATGAGGTGGGGTTTCTCTTGGGGTTCTCCGATCAGAGTGCCTTTACCAAGGCTTTTCGCCGCTGGACCGGGCAGACCCCGGCGGACTTCGTGCGCGCCCGCTTGTCGGGCGAGAGCGAAGGATTACAAGTGCGCACGGCGGCCGAGACGCGCCGCCGGCCTCCGATTTCACCGCCGTGATCCTCGCCCCTGGTGGCAGTGGGCTTTGCCGCGCTGCTCGCTGTCCTCACCTTGAGTGCTCGGCAACCTTCCGCTAGCGTTTTCGCCGCATGGCAAACCTGTGTAGTTCGACTCGCACGCGCGTGGTCCGGATCGGGCACGTTACCGTTGGCGGCGGAGCACCGATCGCGGTGCAGAGTATGTGCGCCACCAAGACGCGCGACCTTGAGGCCACGGTGGCGCAGGTAGAGCAGCTGCACCGCGCCGGCGCCGCCATCGTTCGCATTGCTGCCGACACCGTCAAAGACGCCGCCGCCCTCAAGGAAATCCGCCGGCAGACCGAGGCCACGCTTGCGGTTGATTTGCAGGAGAACTATCGGCTGGTGGCGGTAATCGGCCCGTACGTGGACAAGCTGCGTTACAATCCCGGGCACCTGCATCACGCCGAACGCGAGAAGTCGATCGGCGACAAGGTCCGCTGGCTGGCCGCGGTCGCACGCGACACCGACTGTGCTATCCGTATTGGCGTCAACTGCGGCTCGGTCGCGCCCGAGTTCCTCGCCCGCTATCCCGCCGATCATCTCGAAGCCCTGGTGCAGTCGGCGCTCTATCACTGCCGCTTGCTGGAGGATGCCGGCTTTGACCGCTACGTGGTGTCGCTGAAGGATTCCGATCCGGCCAAGGTAGTGGCGGCCAATACCCGTTTTGCCGCCGCACGCCCGGACGTGCCGCTGCATCTGGGTGTCACCGAAGCCGGCCTGCCGCCGGACGGTATCGTCAAGACCCGACTCGCCTTCGAGAAGCTGCTGGCCAAAGGCATCGGCGATACGCTGCGCGTCTCACTGACACTGCCGAATGAACGCAAACACGAGGAAGTCACCGTCGGCTATCAGATCCTCGCCGACGTGGCCGCCGGCAGCTTCATCAGCGTGCCCGATTTCGGCAAGGGCTTGAACATTATCTCTTGCCCGAGTTGCTCGCGGGTGGAGAACGAGCAGTTCGTCGAGCTGGCGCAGCAGGTGAAGGAGCTGACCGCTTACGCCCGCGGCCACCACCTCACCATCGCAGTCATGGGTTGTCGCGTAAACGGCCCGGGCGAGACCGACGACGCCGACCTCGGCCTGTGGTGTGGGCCGGCGACGGTCAACCTCAAGAAGAAGGACGTGAAGATCGGCAGCTTCAGCTACAGCGAGGTGCTGCCGCGCCTGGTCGAGGAATTGGATCGTTTGATTGCCGCCGGCCGTGAGGAGTGATCCGAAAACGCGAAGAGGGGGCGGCGGCGCCCCCTCTTCGGTTTCAACGCAACGGCTGTGAGCCGCGCCCGTCAGGCGCAACCGCTAAGCGCGTTGTTCACGCCCTTGACCAGTTCATCAACGGTGACGTCGCCGCTGTTGTCGGAATCGAACACCGGACACTCGCTCAGTGGCGACGTACCCAGCGCGATGTTCACGCCTTTGACCAGTTCTTCGACCGTGACCTCGCCATCGTCGCCACAGTCGCCCACGCAGCCGCTCGGCGGCGTGGTTGGCGTCGGGGTCGGCTCAACTGTATTGGTCGGCGTCGGGCTTTGATCGACATCGGCCACCGAGGCCAGGGCGGAGGTGACGGCCAGGTCGCCGTTGTCGTTATCGAGGGCCGGGAAGGCGCTCCCCAGGCTGACCCCGCCGGCGCCGCCGGTGGGGTTGGCCGCCAGCTTGGCGCAGTCAAAGGGCGTCCCGTTGAGCACGGTGTCGCATGGCACGTCGCCGCAGGCCCCGCCCTCGCCGATGAAAGAATCGCGGGTATTGTTCGCGTTGAAGATGTTGGTCGAGGCCATGCCGGTCGTCAGCGGCACCGTGGCCGCGGCGGCCTGCATGGCATCGTCGGGCGTGCACGGGAGACCATCCGCGCCCTTGGCAACTTGACAGGTACCTCCGCCCAAGCACGCCTCGGGGTCGTCGGTGCATTCGGCGCCGGGGTCGGAGCCGCCGACGCAGACCTTGGTGTTGAACTCCGTGGCGCAGTTGCCGCCGTCAGGGAGCGTGGTGATCGAGAGCGAGTTCACCAACAGCGCGGATCCCGGAGGTCCCTCGCCCGAGGGTGTAAACACGGTCGGACCGTTGCAAGCCTGGAGACAGGTGCCGCCCGGGCAGGTGATGGCCGCGTCGCGCGGAGAGCAATCCAAGCCATCCTTGGCGCCACCCACACAAGCACCATGGTCCGGATTCGTGTCCAGCTGTTCGCCGGCATCGGTGCAGTCGTCACTTGGATCATTGAACCGAAGGTTATGATCGCGGGTAAGATCGGAATTGACATTCTTGATACCGGTCGGCCCGCAGCCGATCACGCCCGAAGTTGAATTGCCGGCGCCGTGGACAAACAGGCAGTCGCCCTCGCCGGTCCCGGTACAGACCGAGGCGTCGTTGGTGCAGTTGCGGCCTTGCGAGCCGCCGCCGCAGGTTTTCACCGCCGCCCCACGCACGCAGGCGCAGAAGCCGAGCGGCACCTTGATCGGCTGGATCTGCACGCCATCGGCCTTCGTTACCATAGTGTAGTTGCCGTCCACGTCGGCGTGGCTGCTGGTGGTCAGCACCTGGCCGCCGACGAGCCTGAAGGCCAACTTGAACGAAGCGAGCTGGACCTGGGACTTGCTCTTCGCCGCATCGAAGTTGAACGGTCTGTCGGTCTCGGTCAAGCAATTGGTGGCGCAGCCGTCGCCGCCGAGGCGGTTGCCGTCATCGCAGTCCTCATTGGCATCAGGGGTGCCATTGCCGCAGGTATTCAGCGCGCAGCTGTTCTTGCAATCGTCGTAGTTGTTGGTGTTGCCGTCGTCGCAAGCCTCGCCGGTGGTGGCGATGCCGTTGCCGCAGCCGGTGACGGTGCAATCATGGTCGCAGCCGTCGCCGTCGGTCAGGTTACCGTCATCGCAGGCTTCGTCTTCATCCTGCGTGCCATCGCCGCAAGCCGCCAGGGCGCGGCCGGCTCCGCCGGCAATGACCACGCTCGCCGCCAGCGCGAAGCACAGAGTCTTCCAATGCCTCTGAAATACTTTCATACGCTCTCCTCCTTTGGCTCCGGAAACCATCGCCAGAGTCCGTCCACTGGTGGTTTTTTCTTCGTGCTAAGACGACCGCACGAACAGCGGACCGAAGCTAGTCGGCACGGCTGCTCATGTCAAGCAATCCGCTGCA
The window above is part of the Deltaproteobacteria bacterium genome. Proteins encoded here:
- the ispG gene encoding (E)-4-hydroxy-3-methylbut-2-enyl-diphosphate synthase produces the protein MANLCSSTRTRVVRIGHVTVGGGAPIAVQSMCATKTRDLEATVAQVEQLHRAGAAIVRIAADTVKDAAALKEIRRQTEATLAVDLQENYRLVAVIGPYVDKLRYNPGHLHHAEREKSIGDKVRWLAAVARDTDCAIRIGVNCGSVAPEFLARYPADHLEALVQSALYHCRLLEDAGFDRYVVSLKDSDPAKVVAANTRFAAARPDVPLHLGVTEAGLPPDGIVKTRLAFEKLLAKGIGDTLRVSLTLPNERKHEEVTVGYQILADVAAGSFISVPDFGKGLNIISCPSCSRVENEQFVELAQQVKELTAYARGHHLTIAVMGCRVNGPGETDDADLGLWCGPATVNLKKKDVKIGSFSYSEVLPRLVEELDRLIAAGREE
- a CDS encoding helix-turn-helix transcriptional regulator; amino-acid sequence: MSWRDAQISLRHSRESAGRESIRSPTAPGCPPHAFAGAGSKDCGHDGIPLSSFGLRAKPALRKEKRGIDEVGFLLGFSDQSAFTKAFRRWTGQTPADFVRARLSGESEGLQVRTAAETRRRPPISPP